The following coding sequences lie in one Desulfobulbaceae bacterium genomic window:
- a CDS encoding M23 family metallopeptidase gives MNDLSLIGRNGVIELQIVDDKSGVQSYLVVLQQGDKRQELATKRYVKQGFFSGGPKKILESIELDALKLGMTDGRADLFVTVHDFSFWKWMAGNETAVSHAIAFDVKPPHISLVDSPNSIKPGSAGIIIYRADEDIFNHGVTIDDDFHPGFPVPGRSTGTFGAMIGVQYDAETIDKSTITGVDKAGNQGLLVFAMKVRKVKKESDTITVGDSFLNQKIPEFAQYYPEMTGELVDQYVYVNNEIRKKNAQQIKEICSHSSSEQYWSGKFGRMRGSARRAGFAEYRSYFYNGTKIDSQVHLGVDLASVRMADVEAANRGKVVFAQYLGIYGNMVILDHGLGVFSLYSHMSEISVTEGELLEQGAVMGKTGTTGMAGGDHLHFAILVNGVFVTPVEWWDEGWVDLHIQQYLKG, from the coding sequence TTGAACGATCTGTCGCTCATCGGACGTAACGGTGTCATTGAATTACAGATTGTCGATGATAAAAGTGGTGTTCAATCGTACTTGGTTGTTTTGCAGCAAGGCGATAAGAGACAGGAACTTGCAACAAAACGGTATGTGAAGCAGGGTTTTTTTTCCGGTGGCCCAAAAAAGATACTGGAAAGCATAGAGCTTGACGCCTTGAAGCTCGGCATGACTGACGGCCGGGCCGATCTGTTTGTTACCGTTCATGATTTTTCTTTTTGGAAATGGATGGCAGGCAACGAGACAGCTGTTTCCCATGCAATTGCCTTTGATGTAAAGCCTCCGCACATATCGTTGGTGGACTCGCCAAACTCCATTAAGCCCGGGAGTGCTGGCATCATCATTTATCGTGCCGATGAAGATATTTTTAATCACGGGGTAACGATCGACGATGATTTTCATCCGGGTTTTCCTGTGCCAGGCAGAAGCACAGGTACTTTTGGTGCAATGATTGGAGTTCAGTATGATGCTGAAACGATAGATAAATCAACTATAACTGGAGTTGATAAGGCCGGCAATCAAGGTTTGCTTGTCTTTGCCATGAAGGTGCGCAAGGTAAAGAAAGAGTCTGACACCATCACGGTTGGCGATAGCTTTCTCAATCAGAAGATACCTGAGTTTGCTCAGTATTACCCTGAAATGACTGGTGAGTTAGTTGATCAATATGTCTACGTCAACAACGAAATACGTAAAAAAAATGCCCAGCAAATCAAAGAGATTTGCAGTCACTCCAGTTCGGAACAATACTGGTCTGGAAAATTCGGGCGTATGCGCGGCAGTGCAAGACGTGCTGGTTTTGCTGAATACCGGTCATATTTTTATAATGGTACTAAAATTGACAGCCAGGTCCATCTCGGTGTTGATCTGGCCTCTGTTCGTATGGCAGATGTAGAGGCCGCCAACAGGGGTAAGGTTGTTTTTGCACAATATCTTGGTATTTACGGCAATATGGTTATTCTCGACCATGGTCTGGGGGTTTTTAGTTTATACTCACACATGAGTGAAATTAGTGTTACCGAAGGCGAGCTCCTCGAGCAAGGAGCAGTTATGGGTAAGACTGGAACCACCGGGATGGCTGGTGGCGATCATTTGCATTTTGCCATACTTGTTAATGGTGTATTTGTTACTCCTGTTGAGTGGTGGGATGAAGGCTGGGTTGATCTACACATCCAGCAATATCTGAAGGGCTGA
- the mutL gene encoding DNA mismatch repair endonuclease MutL, with the protein MSQIKILPEFLANQIAAGEVVERPASVVKELLENALDAGATSVEVDVDGAGTRSIRIIDNGMGMDQDDILLCLERHATSKLTSAEQLSTITTLGFRGEAIPSIASVSKVTITSRPPASALGTSIYVHYGSIKKVHDMGSASGTMIEVRDLFGNVPARRKFLKTAQTELSHIDEVIRSYCLANPEVGFSYSVAGKRIFHFSDNADSAKIRFQALVSGEIDLIELSTQALDSGIKITGFLVPPDQAFGKLSKLWAFVNGRFVKDRLLSHAVVEGMQGFLMKGRRPGGLVFVEINPEDVDVNVHPTKQEVRFRNTGQIHRAISSAVAAGLRAYQQQLRVDVFGTPEGNATPDRTSLRCSATKESIAAPADTRPATLLVGNNLQPEIISPRAIFEKQDISLWAGKDIGTMPYERSVCAEQRITATPGAGQNSSCETPQKNREAKIRVAPTGDGTASKERQACYESTAKPVETLSSPKSERGGATVIPAHASEESYPPIRPIGQLRNAYILCEVEGGLVVVDQHAAQERLIFEELKVQYARSAVPSQTLMFPEMVELSASEIMVLEQFAEEIARLGLDVQEFGGATYVVNAVPVTLAKASGEEVLREIIERYRDDAERPAESRLDAILSGMACKASIKAGHKLLPEEIENLLDQLQRAGVFSHCPHGRPVVKKFTDKEVQKWFYRT; encoded by the coding sequence ATGTCGCAGATCAAGATACTTCCCGAATTTCTTGCCAACCAGATTGCCGCAGGAGAAGTTGTTGAGCGCCCCGCTTCCGTTGTAAAAGAGCTTCTTGAAAATGCCCTTGATGCCGGCGCTACTTCAGTTGAGGTTGATGTCGATGGTGCCGGTACCCGCAGTATTCGAATTATTGATAATGGGATGGGTATGGACCAGGACGACATCCTCCTCTGTCTTGAGCGTCATGCCACAAGTAAATTGACCAGCGCCGAGCAGCTTTCCACCATAACGACCCTGGGGTTCAGGGGTGAGGCAATTCCAAGTATCGCCTCGGTTTCAAAAGTCACCATCACATCACGTCCGCCAGCATCTGCTCTCGGAACCAGCATTTATGTGCACTATGGCAGTATAAAAAAGGTTCATGATATGGGCAGTGCTTCTGGAACCATGATTGAAGTGCGGGATCTTTTTGGAAATGTTCCTGCCCGGCGCAAGTTTTTGAAAACAGCACAGACCGAGCTTTCCCATATAGATGAGGTCATACGTTCCTACTGTCTGGCTAACCCCGAGGTTGGCTTTTCCTATAGTGTTGCTGGTAAACGCATTTTCCATTTTTCAGACAATGCCGATTCCGCTAAAATACGCTTTCAAGCACTTGTTAGTGGTGAAATCGATTTAATTGAACTGAGCACACAAGCGCTTGATTCAGGTATAAAAATTACCGGTTTTCTTGTCCCCCCGGATCAGGCTTTCGGTAAGTTGTCAAAGTTGTGGGCTTTTGTGAATGGACGCTTCGTTAAAGATCGTCTGCTATCCCATGCTGTTGTTGAGGGGATGCAGGGTTTTTTGATGAAGGGACGGCGACCCGGCGGCTTGGTCTTTGTGGAAATTAATCCCGAGGATGTTGATGTGAATGTGCATCCAACCAAGCAGGAGGTCCGCTTCAGGAATACAGGACAGATTCACCGGGCAATTTCTTCTGCCGTTGCTGCCGGATTGAGAGCGTATCAGCAACAGCTGCGGGTGGATGTTTTTGGTACACCTGAAGGCAACGCTACCCCAGACAGAACCAGTTTACGTTGTTCAGCCACAAAAGAATCAATTGCAGCTCCTGCTGATACCCGCCCTGCGACTCTTTTGGTTGGCAACAATCTCCAACCTGAAATAATCAGCCCAAGGGCAATTTTTGAAAAACAGGATATCTCTCTCTGGGCTGGGAAGGATATTGGCACAATGCCTTATGAGAGATCTGTTTGCGCTGAACAACGTATCACTGCAACTCCCGGTGCTGGGCAGAACAGTTCGTGTGAAACGCCTCAGAAAAATCGCGAGGCCAAGATTAGAGTCGCGCCAACTGGAGATGGCACCGCCAGCAAAGAGCGGCAAGCCTGCTATGAATCAACGGCCAAACCAGTTGAAACGCTTTCTTCGCCCAAGAGTGAGCGGGGAGGCGCAACTGTCATCCCTGCCCACGCTAGTGAGGAATCCTACCCACCTATTCGGCCTATTGGTCAGCTTCGTAACGCCTATATTCTTTGTGAGGTAGAAGGTGGGCTGGTTGTGGTCGATCAGCACGCCGCCCAAGAGCGACTTATTTTTGAAGAGTTGAAGGTTCAATACGCCAGATCCGCAGTGCCGAGTCAGACCTTGATGTTCCCTGAAATGGTTGAGTTAAGCGCCTCGGAAATTATGGTTTTGGAGCAATTTGCTGAAGAGATTGCCCGCCTTGGGCTCGATGTTCAGGAGTTTGGAGGGGCGACCTATGTAGTTAATGCTGTGCCGGTCACATTAGCAAAAGCTTCAGGGGAAGAGGTGTTGCGAGAAATTATTGAGCGCTATCGTGACGATGCTGAACGACCGGCGGAGAGCAGGCTTGACGCAATTCTTTCAGGTATGGCGTGTAAGGCCTCCATAAAGGCTGGCCATAAACTTTTGCCTGAGGAGATTGAGAACCTGCTCGATCAGTTACAGCGGGCAGGTGTATTTTCACATTGCCCTCACGGTAGGCCTGTGGTCAAGAAGTTTACCGACAAAGAGGTCCAGAAATGGTTTTATCGTACCTGA
- a CDS encoding phosphoribosylaminoimidazolesuccinocarboxamide synthase, with product MSLEPVTETNFPDLKLIHRGKVRDLYDLGETLLMVATDRISAFDVVMDDPIPSKGEVLTRVSLFWFDYLKDIVPNHLITADVDQYPAECSPYREELRGRSMVVKKAKPLPVECIVRGYISGSFWKAYKKNNVVCGFKLPEGMKESEQFPQVLFTPSTKAEMGLHDENISIEQMEKIVGVEETKKIAQISVALYQKAADYARQNGIIIADTKFELGWFDGELILIDEVLTPDSSRFWPEDEYETGRGQASFDKQFLRDYLLSLDWDKTPPAPKLPAHIVEKTRLRYIDAVKKITKKAL from the coding sequence ATGAGCCTGGAACCTGTTACTGAAACAAATTTCCCCGATTTAAAACTGATCCACCGTGGTAAGGTACGGGACTTATACGACCTTGGTGAGACATTGCTGATGGTCGCGACAGACCGCATCTCCGCCTTCGATGTCGTGATGGATGACCCGATACCCTCAAAGGGGGAAGTCTTAACAAGGGTTTCGCTCTTTTGGTTCGATTACCTTAAGGATATTGTTCCAAATCATCTGATTACTGCTGATGTTGATCAGTATCCTGCCGAGTGTTCTCCATACCGCGAGGAGTTACGGGGGCGAAGCATGGTGGTTAAAAAAGCCAAGCCTCTTCCTGTTGAGTGTATTGTGCGGGGTTATATCTCTGGTTCATTTTGGAAGGCGTATAAAAAAAATAATGTCGTCTGTGGGTTCAAATTACCGGAAGGGATGAAAGAGTCTGAGCAGTTCCCACAGGTTCTCTTTACGCCATCAACCAAGGCGGAGATGGGCCTGCACGATGAAAATATCTCCATTGAGCAGATGGAAAAGATTGTAGGGGTTGAAGAGACCAAGAAAATTGCCCAAATCAGTGTTGCCCTGTATCAGAAAGCCGCAGATTATGCGCGGCAAAATGGCATAATTATCGCGGATACAAAGTTTGAACTGGGCTGGTTTGATGGTGAATTAATTCTTATCGACGAAGTCCTTACCCCCGATTCGTCAAGGTTTTGGCCGGAAGATGAATATGAGACAGGCCGTGGCCAGGCAAGTTTTGATAAACAGTTCCTGCGCGACTATTTGTTGTCCTTGGACTGGGACAAAACGCCACCGGCACCAAAACTTCCTGCTCATATTGTTGAGAAAACAAGGCTGCGCTATATAGATGCTGTGAAAAAAATTACCAAAAAGGCACTTTAG
- a CDS encoding DnaJ domain-containing protein: MDYYKILGVDKSSSSNDIKKAYRKLALKYHPDRNKDDKKAEEKFKEANEAYAVLSDPEKKKQYDTFGSDRFQQRYSQEDIFRGSDIGSILREFGVNFGGGFSQQAGGRAGGNPFESMFSQAQHMGGGNPFQQSRGCGGQQSYQPTKGADHTMQLTISLEEVLNGTEKTIALGRGPAADKVSVKVPAGIESGKKLRISGKGAPSPNGGPSGDLYLLITVQDDPRYKRDGSNLIVEEQISFSSAVLGDVIEVPTLEGKQLKVKIPAGVQPQSKLRLTGHGLPSGPLGPRGDIMVKILVKVPPKISAQQKKLIKQLKEEGL, translated from the coding sequence ATGGACTACTACAAAATTCTTGGCGTTGATAAATCTTCCTCAAGTAATGACATTAAAAAAGCGTATCGGAAGCTCGCCCTAAAATACCATCCAGACCGCAACAAGGACGACAAAAAGGCCGAAGAAAAGTTCAAAGAGGCCAACGAAGCCTACGCGGTTCTTTCTGATCCGGAGAAAAAAAAGCAATACGATACCTTCGGTTCAGATAGATTCCAACAGAGATACTCACAAGAAGATATCTTCAGAGGAAGTGATATTGGTTCGATTTTACGCGAGTTTGGTGTCAATTTTGGCGGCGGCTTCTCGCAACAGGCCGGTGGTCGCGCGGGTGGCAACCCCTTTGAAAGTATGTTTAGCCAAGCTCAGCATATGGGGGGCGGCAATCCATTCCAGCAGTCCCGTGGCTGTGGGGGCCAGCAGAGTTACCAACCGACAAAGGGTGCTGACCACACAATGCAGCTGACAATCAGCCTAGAAGAGGTTCTTAATGGCACGGAAAAAACCATTGCCCTTGGCAGAGGTCCAGCAGCCGATAAAGTTTCAGTAAAAGTGCCAGCCGGCATTGAGTCCGGCAAAAAGCTGCGAATTTCCGGCAAAGGGGCGCCCTCACCAAATGGCGGACCCTCTGGTGATCTCTATCTGCTCATCACTGTTCAAGACGACCCACGTTACAAGCGAGATGGCAGCAATCTGATCGTTGAAGAGCAAATCTCTTTCAGTTCTGCGGTTCTTGGAGACGTAATAGAGGTTCCAACACTAGAGGGCAAGCAGCTTAAGGTGAAAATTCCGGCTGGAGTTCAACCACAATCAAAACTCCGCCTAACTGGTCACGGACTGCCATCCGGCCCCCTTGGCCCTCGAGGTGACATCATGGTAAAAATTCTCGTGAAAGTTCCCCCGAAAATCTCTGCCCAGCAAAAAAAGCTCATTAAACAACTAAAAGAGGAAGGCCTGTAA
- a CDS encoding dihydrofolate reductase, giving the protein MELTIIVAMSMNRVIGRGAAIPWHIPGEQLQFKKVTMGHALIMGRKTFESIGRPLPGRRNIVVSRNKKYRADGCDVVSSLNEAINLCAKNDKVFVIGGAQIFEQAISYVQTIILTTVLREVEGDIYFPAFEGFLKISEEKIAGPDPYIVEKYVRQ; this is encoded by the coding sequence ATGGAACTAACAATAATTGTTGCAATGTCAATGAATCGGGTTATTGGCCGTGGGGCGGCTATTCCCTGGCATATCCCCGGAGAGCAGTTGCAGTTTAAGAAGGTTACCATGGGCCATGCTCTTATAATGGGACGGAAAACCTTTGAGTCAATTGGCCGTCCGCTTCCTGGTAGAAGAAATATTGTTGTATCTCGAAACAAAAAATACAGGGCCGATGGCTGTGATGTTGTTTCGAGTCTGAATGAAGCGATCAATCTGTGTGCAAAAAACGACAAGGTTTTCGTGATCGGCGGCGCACAGATTTTTGAGCAGGCGATCTCGTATGTCCAGACTATTATCTTGACAACGGTACTACGTGAGGTTGAAGGAGATATCTATTTCCCTGCATTTGAAGGATTTTTAAAGATTTCTGAAGAAAAGATAGCTGGACCCGATCCTTATATCGTCGAGAAATATGTTCGGCAATGA
- a CDS encoding dodecin domain-containing protein, whose translation MSNSAYQIIEFVGTSKDSWEDAAKNAIAAARNKYSDLRVATVKELDMTIEGEMVSTFRAKLNISFKCHR comes from the coding sequence ATGTCAAACAGTGCTTATCAGATTATTGAGTTTGTTGGAACAAGTAAAGATTCATGGGAAGATGCCGCTAAAAATGCTATTGCGGCAGCGCGAAATAAATACAGTGATTTACGGGTCGCCACAGTAAAAGAACTGGATATGACCATTGAAGGTGAAATGGTTTCTACCTTTCGGGCTAAGCTGAATATCTCCTTTAAATGCCATCGCTGA
- a CDS encoding chemotaxis protein CheW, whose amino-acid sequence MSIPEDIKILLVEDAVTMRKIEVKTLKSLGFENVIEAADGKIATQILQEQGDVGLVISDWNMPNMGGYELLVWMRENEAFKQIPFLMATGQSDRSQAQRAQNAGSNGLIAKPFSPAELKEKMDAAFGVGQDLSGSGVESGPQIGLSGKVKLRLAHIQITDHLILGVLKKWIETGEVVPEYFELETKCLAGWNPVQEFLEVGKVDGALILAPIAMDLFNYGAPIKLVLFAHRSGSIMVRSQSGEFSEPYQNFFRKRSFLIPHKMSVHHMLTHMFFKGIGLKADMEKGDDVDVNLEIVAPINMPVFLKENTEACGFLVAEPIGTKSIAAGIASQQFLSNELWENHPCCVVTLRDDFTENHPEAVHELTRLLVRAGKFVESRPDAAAEIAVGFLDPDGKLGLKVPVLKNVLKDPQGIKTGDLYPSKDDLAKMQRYMSETMKVGAMVDLDRFVDTQYADEACEGMARVTTSFLNSNSIISQLLVPNSAGRASDKAMLAREGRYLTFILNRQEFGVNILKIKEIIKMMEFVKVHQAPPYAKGVINLRGKVIPIIDLRSKLGMEEIAYTDRSCIVIVETDIYSDSKQIGVVVDSVSEVTSFRAEEIEEPPALGAGINTSYILGMAKTAGGNKVKILLDIDQALH is encoded by the coding sequence ATGAGCATTCCCGAAGATATTAAAATACTATTGGTGGAAGATGCCGTAACCATGAGGAAAATTGAGGTGAAGACCTTAAAATCCTTGGGGTTTGAAAATGTCATAGAGGCGGCTGACGGGAAGATAGCCACCCAAATTCTTCAGGAGCAAGGTGATGTCGGCCTTGTTATCAGTGACTGGAATATGCCCAATATGGGCGGTTATGAGTTGCTGGTATGGATGAGAGAGAATGAGGCTTTCAAACAGATTCCCTTTCTGATGGCAACTGGTCAGTCGGATAGGAGCCAGGCTCAAAGGGCGCAAAATGCAGGCTCAAACGGACTGATTGCTAAGCCATTCAGTCCAGCTGAACTTAAAGAGAAAATGGACGCCGCTTTTGGCGTTGGGCAAGACTTATCTGGAAGTGGGGTCGAGTCCGGTCCGCAGATTGGTCTGTCTGGCAAGGTTAAACTGCGGCTGGCCCATATTCAGATTACAGATCATCTGATTTTAGGTGTTTTAAAAAAATGGATTGAAACTGGAGAGGTTGTTCCTGAGTATTTTGAGCTTGAGACAAAATGCTTAGCTGGTTGGAATCCCGTTCAGGAGTTCTTGGAGGTCGGTAAGGTTGACGGTGCTCTGATTCTGGCGCCGATCGCCATGGATTTGTTCAACTACGGGGCTCCAATTAAACTTGTTTTATTTGCGCATCGCAGTGGTAGTATTATGGTGCGAAGCCAGTCTGGGGAGTTCTCTGAGCCATATCAGAATTTTTTCAGAAAACGCTCTTTTTTAATACCCCACAAGATGTCCGTTCATCATATGTTGACTCATATGTTTTTTAAAGGGATCGGCTTGAAGGCAGATATGGAAAAAGGTGACGACGTTGATGTTAACCTGGAGATTGTTGCGCCGATAAATATGCCCGTTTTTCTGAAGGAAAATACTGAGGCTTGCGGATTTCTGGTAGCAGAGCCTATTGGGACAAAGTCAATTGCGGCAGGGATTGCCAGCCAGCAGTTTCTGTCAAATGAACTATGGGAGAATCATCCCTGCTGTGTGGTTACCTTGCGCGATGATTTTACAGAAAACCATCCTGAAGCCGTTCATGAGCTGACCCGGCTTCTGGTGAGAGCAGGTAAATTTGTTGAAAGCAGGCCAGATGCTGCAGCTGAGATTGCGGTAGGTTTTCTTGACCCGGATGGCAAACTAGGCCTTAAAGTGCCGGTATTGAAGAATGTGTTGAAGGATCCTCAGGGGATTAAAACAGGTGATTTGTATCCGTCGAAAGATGATTTGGCGAAGATGCAGCGCTACATGTCTGAAACAATGAAAGTCGGCGCCATGGTCGACCTTGATCGCTTTGTGGATACTCAATATGCAGACGAAGCCTGTGAGGGAATGGCTCGAGTTACCACCTCTTTTCTCAATAGCAACTCGATTATAAGCCAGTTATTGGTTCCTAATTCCGCTGGAAGGGCAAGTGATAAGGCCATGTTGGCGAGAGAAGGGCGCTATCTGACATTCATCCTGAACCGCCAGGAGTTTGGAGTTAATATTCTGAAAATTAAAGAGATTATTAAGATGATGGAGTTTGTCAAAGTTCATCAGGCTCCGCCCTATGCAAAAGGGGTTATTAATCTCAGAGGTAAAGTTATTCCAATTATTGATCTACGTTCAAAGCTTGGCATGGAGGAAATTGCCTATACCGACCGAAGTTGTATTGTCATTGTTGAAACGGATATCTATTCTGATTCCAAGCAGATAGGTGTTGTTGTTGACTCGGTTTCAGAGGTGACCTCTTTTAGAGCTGAAGAGATAGAGGAACCTCCTGCACTTGGGGCAGGCATCAATACCAGCTATATTCTCGGAATGGCGAAAACCGCTGGCGGGAATAAGGTTAAAATTTTATTAGATATTGATCAGGCGCTCCATTGA